A segment of the Trifolium pratense cultivar HEN17-A07 linkage group LG7, ARS_RC_1.1, whole genome shotgun sequence genome:
agaaatttagaaaatcaaTTAGAGATTCCTCTTCCCGTTATAGTTAACGAACCAGATATGGCTGAAGGACCGCAAAACCGTCCACTTAAGTCATACGCTATTCCTTCGCAAGCTGAACCTCACAATAGCATCGCTGCCCCCGCTATTGAGGCAAATAACTTTGAGCTCAAACCTTCGTTGTTGTCGGCCGtacaacaaaaccaattctccGGAAACCCCACGGACGACCCCAATTTACATTTGTCCATATTCTTGCAATACGCGGATACCGTGAAGGCAAATGGTGTCAGTCCCGAAGCTATAAGACTTCGTTTATTCCCTTTCTCGTTAAGAGATAAAGCTAGAGCCTGGCTCCAGTCTCTACCATCCAACTCAGTCGCAACATGGGACGAGTTGAAGAAAGTCTTTTTAGCAAGATATTTCCCGCCTAGCAAAACTGCTATGCTAAGAGCCCAAATCAATGGATTTAGACAAAGAGACAACGAATCTCTTTTCGAAGCATGGGAAAGATATAAAGAAATGATTAGGATATGTCCTCATCATGGGCTCGAAGAATGGTTAATCATCCATACCTTTTACAATGGTCTCTTGTACAATACAAGAATGACAATAGACGCCGCAGCTGGTGGCGCACTTATGGATAAACCATACAACCAAGCCTATCAGCTTATCGAGAGCATGGCTCAAAATCACTATCAATGGGGAAGCGAGAGAACACCAGTAGAGAAAACTCAAACGAAAGGTGGAATGTACGAAATCAGCAACATGGACCACATCAACGCCAAGTTGGATGCCTTGACTCAAAAGATAGAAACTCTAACCAACGCACCCAAAGCCACCGTGGCAGCAACAACACAAAATTGCGAGTTGTGCGGAGTTCAAGGTCATGCTATCGCTGAATGTCAACTTCTAACGGAAGTCTCCCCAGACCAAGTGAACTATACTCAAGGAAATCCATACAACCAAGGTCCAAGGAACAATCCATACCTTTCGTACAAAAGTAACAACGCTCTATACGCACCTGGCCAAGCACCTACTCCTTCACCACCAGGATTCCAAAATACTACATACCCTGTTCCTAGGAAGTCTAACCTTGAACTATTAATGGAAAACTTCATAACTACCCAAGTTCAAACCAACCTTCAAACTAGTGAGCAAATTAAGCAAATAACAAGCAAGTTAGATGTCTTGACCACTCACAAAAAGATGTTAGAGACACAAATCGCACAAGtggcacaacaacaagcatctACTTCTGCTCCCGCAGGCATATTTCCTGGCCAGCCTCAGCCAAACCCTAGGGGACATGTGAATGCTGTTATATTACAAAGTGGGACACAATACGATGGACCGGCTGATCCTAGAACTAAAAATCCTGCCATGCAACCCAATTCTGATAAGACAACCGAGAAGGAGAGTGAACCAAAAGAAAAGGAGGATAGTGGAGAGGAAACCCAAGAGAAAGAGAAACCTTACGTTCCTCCCCCACCATATAAACCACCCATCCCGTATCCTCAAAGATTAGTACAATCCAAAAACGTAGGGCAGTTTAAGAAATTTGTAGAGCttctacaaaaactaaacatcacAATACCTTTTACGGAAGCTATCACACGAATGCCCTCGTACGCTAAATTTCTTAAAGATATCTTAACTAATAAGAAAAAGATCGAGGAAGAAGAAACCGTTATGCTTACTGCCGAGTGTAGCTCCATACTTCAAAATAATATGCCTCCTAAGCTAAAAGACCCAGGAAGTTTTTCCATACCATGTGTCATTGGAAAACATGTCATAGATAGAGCACTATGCGATTTAGGAGCCAGTATAAGCTTAATGCCTATGCCCATATATGAAAAACTTAAGTTAGGAGAATTGAGACCAACTAAAATGTCAATACAATTCGCTGACCGTTCTGTCAAATACCCCCTAGGTATACTTGAAAACGTGCCAGTACGTATAGGTCAATTCTTTATCCCAACTGATTTTATAGTCATGGACATTAGGGAAGATTCCAATACACCCATAattttaggaaggccattctTAGCAACCGCCGGTGCCATAATAGATGTGAAAAAAGGAAAGCTCACCTTTGAAGTAggtgaagaaaaagttgaatttatctTAACACAATTCATGAACGCATCGGCCATTGAAGATAGTTGCTATATGTTAGACGTCGTCAAAGAATGTGGAAAAGAGATGGAGAAAGATAAAACCAAAAATTCTGAAATTCTAAAAACTCTCATCCCTCTGACTCACAAAAATGGTAATGACGACCTAGCTAAATGTTTAAAGAAAAGCTCTTGCTATAGACTCGACATAGCTGAATCAAATGTCGATAACACACCCTTTAAACGAGTACCTCCCGACATACTAAAAGCCCACCCAGAAAGTAATATCTTCCAAAATAAAACATCTTTGTTTGcctccaagaaaaagaaaagaaaaaggaaaacacCTATGAGATGGTTTGACATGTTTAAATGGAGACCTAAGGATGTTGGACATAATTTTAAGGACGTGAGTTTGGAAGAGGCACCATACTAATCTAAAGGGTTAAGAAGTCGAGCTAACCGACGTTAAACAAAGCgctgcatgggaggcaacccatgagttttctttaattcttgtttaatttttgctttcttttatttttgatttttttatgatgatcCTGTGACTAATAGAGCTCCCACGCACATTTCTCAAAACGTTGCTGCTGGTGGGGGCGCAAGCATTGTTCCACCTGCACACACTACacatttttctaacacttttgcaGGTAGTTCCTCCTCATAAAGGCAAAGCTCCATCGATGATGTACTCCATGAGATACGCACCCAAAATGCATTAAATCAAGAGCGCGATGGATTATTTTATGCCATGCACCAACAACAACAGGAGATGATGGAACAAATGACATTCATGCAAGCCCAGCAAAACCAAATTCTTCAAAACCAACACGAGATGCAGGGCTATTATCATAGATGGGAGAGCTCAGAAGAGCACCGTCAGCGACAGCTTGACAATGTCATACAAGAACTAGGCGGTTTGAGGCTTCAGTTCTGcaatttccaaaattatcaaCAGCCTCCCCCATGATCTACCACAGGTTTTACGCTCCAAAGCTACTCTTGAGTCACAGCAGTGAGGACActgttggatttaagtttaggggagtattctactatctctatttacttttaatttttagttatttgaatttttatttcctttcgcataataaaaaattgaatttatagtatattctttggtttttctaaatttttccttttcttgagccaaattaaaattttttccAAAGACTTAGGATAATAGCTCACTTAGAAAGTATATAGGTTAAGAAAAGATGAGAGGCTAAGTTAAGGAAATTAGggaattttacaacaaaatcggtatttttccaacacccagaagtctccctagtatagatatcaatttgaataaccattgtgccaaaatctcctgatttaaatttgtggaatcctttagtagtttatctatccagtcggacaccatctataaagtcacacattaagtaggtttgtcgatgaatataagcgaatcatctaagcaaattcttaaggtcatactgtggtaatacggttaaaccttaaaggagaaaaataatataaggtcatactgtggtaatacggttaaaccttggaaaacaaatatttatatgattacTCATACAAAAAATTGTATCATCAAACTAATTGCGAattgaaaaagatgaataaagacGCTAACCGGCtttcttaccatgtgtgtgacatagataaaggggcttaatgtgactgtctagaatgaaaaaggatgaaataaaggagaagatttagattttagtacaacggcatgatccaaattcgatatgtataagagggagaactttgtgtgtcgttgaaatacccttcttgattgtgtaaagaacctaactaattaatcttagccgatttgaatttctgaccacgtatgagtacttgtgatgttattttcCTCTAAGTCTGTGTGTGTGAGTTGCTTCGCATTTTACATGTTTTCTACATGCaagctaaattgcttgaggacaagcaatggttcaagtttaggggagtttgatgcacctaaaaatatgctatttatttagttaatttactattatattttaattatttttattttgattccgaagttttatattatgaattgttacttatttctcgtattttaaataaacagataaaaattgcacgagttgaagaaaggagcgaaaacggACCAGAAAGGAGCAAAACCGGACAAAAAGGGCCACACACGTGCAACCAATTGGGCCACACGTGTGCAGCCCACTCAAAAGCAATGCTGCCCGCCAGCAAGAAGCAAATGGCGCCCGCCACATGCACACATGGCGCCAGCCATGTGTTTCTTCACCCTCGCCACTTCCTTTTCATCATGGCCGTCCATCAGATCAAACGGTGACGCGCTATTCAGCtaaaagtcccacatcggccaaaTTCTGTCTTTTCCtccttgtattttagtataaataggctagttctcttcactcaaaaaaagataacacttgacttggagaattgagaactaggcttagtaccacaaggttttcttctctaaagttgagagtttagtattattttattctccgttgagaataaaataagtttttttttattttcctaccGTTACGCTGTCGGATTCTGTACTCAagatttctttttaattcaggttcttattttattttatggtcttatttatttcttgtctttattttattgcttttattttatgcttttaatttctgcttttatttttattatgtctttttatttatttgcttattttatttttatgtctttagttttagttatgtctagctaaattagcgttgctaggatgtgtagttagtagctaataggggttcggtagttaattcgtgcttaatagttttcaaccaccagttttaaataaatacgttatcaaataattcgtcacgagagtgaggattgtttcaaaggcaataaaccaacattgacgagagttgaggtttagggtcggatagttaaaactgaccgttagttctaaagtccgcgagagctatttaggattaatgagttttatattggttttcaaaggtacttaaaTAGGTAAGTGAGTGtgtgagagctgagcatttattttatctaagtataacgctagtcaagatttgcgagagctgagattagtgtttttaaaccaaatataattcttgaaaactgacaacggttttattttcttaagcagtttttaattaagcgttgattataattcgtcacgagagtgagaattaattaaagtaaaaatcaatagagcgagagcgtgagatttctactagatagtaaaaactgaacattaaatctaattcgcaacgagagttgggattagagttaattaaattatattgtttttcaaaaagtattttattagcgggtgtgaggacgagagttaagcaccacctttataatttataatacgatctgaattgtatttttaaaacaatatagtttcgaaaatttaattgtttacaccactaaaatctagaagtaatgcaactactttgtaaagtattttattaatttcatgatgagagttgtgagagctggaagtgagaacggcttttcgcctggagcatcgattttattaaaatacgacgattagatgtggtagtaattttgtctagcgcgaattaggtattgaaccctctgaagcaactaatagcacgtcctagcaatattttatttacatattaaaaatctaaaaaatatttatttctcttattttagttattcatttaatcataaccctttaaatcattagccttagatttacaaagcaacactagaatacggtaggtcgattattggtcctttgggttcgatatcttttaaaactacacgacacgactgtatacttgcggTCATTGTCGCGTCACACGATCAGAACAAGATCCCAGACTTCatttctcttgaattgattcaattcttcttgcattgctccaatccagaactcatcagtaagagcctcttttatgtttttaggctcaaattttgatacaaaacaagTGTTTGAGATAGCATCAATCTTTCTTCTGGTAGCAATGCCCTGGTCTGGATCACCTATGATTAGATCTTTAGGGTGATTCTTCTGTGTCCTAATAGATGGTGCTTTTGCTGGGGCAGGTACAGAGTCTTGATCAGATTCCTCACCTTTTAATTCAGACTTTTCACTTTGTGTCATCTCATCAGAATTGTCAGGGGATGGTTCAACATCTGTTTCCACATCCTGTGATTGAGTGGATGGTGCATCatcaatcacaacattgatcgtttccataatgactttggtttttgagttatagaccctgtaggctctgctattcaaAGAGTATCCCAGAAAtataccttcttcacttttaggatcaagttttcgtcttggttctctgtcagcaagaatgtagcatttactcccaaaaatgtgaaagtgtttCACAGTTGGCTTTCTTCCCTTCCATAATTCATATAAGGTTGCATATGTTCCCTTTTTAAGTG
Coding sequences within it:
- the LOC123896203 gene encoding uncharacterized protein LOC123896203, coding for MPSTRSRGERLAQLVSEPERLLRRRNLENQLEIPLPVIVNEPDMAEGPQNRPLKSYAIPSQAEPHNSIAAPAIEANNFELKPSLLSAVQQNQFSGNPTDDPNLHLSIFLQYADTVKANGVSPEAIRLRLFPFSLRDKARAWLQSLPSNSVATWDELKKVFLARYFPPSKTAMLRAQINGFRQRDNESLFEAWERYKEMIRICPHHGLEEWLIIHTFYNGLLYNTRMTIDAAAGGALMDKPYNQAYQLIESMAQNHYQWGSERTPVEKTQTKGGMYEISNMDHINAKLDALTQKIETLTNAPKATVAATTQNCELCGVQGHAIAECQLLTEVSPDQVNYTQGNPYNQGPRNNPYLSYKSNNALYAPGQAPTPSPPGFQNTTYPVPRKSNLELLMENFITTQVQTNLQTSEQIKQITSKLDVLTTHKKMLETQIAQVAQQQASTSAPAGIFPGQPQPNPRGHVNAVILQSGTQYDGPADPRTKNPAMQPNSDKTTEKESEPKEKEDSGEETQEKEKPYVPPPPYKPPIPYPQRLVQSKNVGQFKKFVELLQKLNITIPFTEAITRMPSYAKFLKDILTNKKKIEEEETVMLTAECSSILQNNMPPKLKDPGSFSIPCVIGKHVIDRALCDLGASISLMPMPIYEKLKLGELRPTKMSIQFADRSVKYPLGILENVPVRIGQFFIPTDFIVMDIREDSNTPIILGRPFLATAGAIIDVKKGKLTFEVGEEKVEFILTQFMNASAIEDSCYMLDVVKECGKEMEKDKTKNSEILKTLIPLTHKNGNDDLAKCLKKSSCYRLDIAESNVDNTPFKRVPPDILKAHPESNIFQNKTSLFASKKKKRKRKTPMRWFDMFKWRPKDVGHNFKDVSLEEAPY